A window of Microbispora hainanensis genomic DNA:
GTCGGCGATGAGCACGCCGATCGGGGCGGACTCCGGCACGGCATGCGGCGGCACGGCATGCGGTGGCACGGCATGCGGTGGCACGGCATGCGGTGGGAGGGTCATGGCGGCCACGGTAGCCAGGCCCGCACGCGCCAGCCACCCGGGCCGCCGTTACCCGGGCCGCTGTCATCCGGGTCGCCGTCACTCGGGCCGCTGTCATCCGGGTGCGCCGGTCCGTGCTCCAAACGTCCCCCCACCAGCGTGACGCGCTCGGCCAGGCCGGCCAGGCCATGGCCCCCACCGGCGGCCTCCGGCGCGGCGGCGGGAGCGTCGTTGACCACCTCGGCCGTCAGGCCCTCGCCGGGCGCCCCCGACACTCGTACGCGGACCGCCGCCCCCGGCGCGTGCTTGCGGGCGTTGGTGAGGGCCTCCTGCACGACGCGGTAGGCGGCGCGGCCCGCCCGGCCGGGGACGGCGGCCTCGCGCACGCCGAGGTCGTCGCGCAACTCGACCCGCATGCCGGCCCGGCCCGACTCCGCGACGAGCTCCTCCAGGCAGGCCAGGGTGGGCGCGTGCTCGGTGGTCGGGGCGCGCAGCACGCCGATCACCTCGCGCAGGTCCTGCAGGGCCTGGTGGGCGCTCTCTCTGATCACCCGCGCCGCCCGGGCGACGTCGGCGGGATCGGCCCCGGGGTTGAACTCCAGCGCCCCCGCGTGCACGCTCAGCAGCGAAAGCCGGTGGCCGAGCACGTCGTGGATCTCGCGGGCGATGGCCTCGCGGACCTGGTGCTGCGCCTGCTCGGCCCGCAGCCTCGCCTCGGTCTCCATCCGGGCCGCGCGGTCGCGCTGGGCCAGCACGAGCCGCCGCCGGTGGTGGACGAACAGCCCCCAGCCGGCCGCCGCGCCCTGGAGGGCCAGGCCCAGCGTCAGCAGCGCGAGCGGCGGCATGTCCGGGTCGGGGCGCAGCCAGGTGAAGACGACCGCGGCGACGACGCTGAGCGCGAACACCATCCCCGAGGTCCGCGGACGGCGGTGCACCGCGACGGAGAAGAGCGCGGCCAGCATCGGGCCCGCGATCATCTCGAAGACGGCCGACAGCACGACGAGCGTCACCGCGAGCCCGACCGGCCATCTGCGGCGCAGCCACAACCCCGCGCAGCCGAGCATGCCCACGGCCTGGTCGAGGCTGAACAGCCAGGCCGGCGGCAGGGGCGAGGTGTGCAGACGCTCCACCGACGTGTAGAAGCCGAAGGCCACGGCCAGCATGAACATCGCCGTGTCCACGAACCGGTCGCGCCGGCTGCGCCGGTGCCGGGGGGCGGCGGGGGCATCCATATCCCCCGCAGCCTACGACCCGGCGCGTGGCCTGCGAACGGCCGAGCGCGAGGACCATACCGAAGTCGGCGGACGTCCGACTTCGGTCGGCGGGCACGCCGCGCGCCCGCGACCTTCGCCGTACGGGAGCATGCCGACGCCCGATCCCCGCCGGGCGGGCCGGTCCCTAGCGTCGGCGGCATGCGTGAAGTCATCAGGCTCGCCGGGGCGTTCCTGGTCGCCGCGGGCATCAGCGGGACCATCGACCACCTGGCCGTGCAGCCGTTCTGGGGCGCGATACTGAACGTCTTCAACCGCCAGGTCATCCCGCGCCTGGGCTTCCTCACCGGCTACGAGATCTACGCCGATCTGTTCGTCGCGGTCGTCGGCGTCGTCGTCCTCGCCGCCGCGTGGCGGCGCGATGAGGACGCGTGACCCGCGGCGGCGCTGTGCCGCATGACACGGCACGTGAGCAGGCGCGGGCTCAGCCCTCCTCGCGGACGACCTCGCTTGGCTCCTTGTCGTCGCGCAGGCCCCGCCACGAGGGGTGGCGCAGCCGCCCCTCGCCCGTC
This region includes:
- a CDS encoding sensor histidine kinase produces the protein MDAPAAPRHRRSRRDRFVDTAMFMLAVAFGFYTSVERLHTSPLPPAWLFSLDQAVGMLGCAGLWLRRRWPVGLAVTLVVLSAVFEMIAGPMLAALFSVAVHRRPRTSGMVFALSVVAAVVFTWLRPDPDMPPLALLTLGLALQGAAAGWGLFVHHRRRLVLAQRDRAARMETEARLRAEQAQHQVREAIAREIHDVLGHRLSLLSVHAGALEFNPGADPADVARAARVIRESAHQALQDLREVIGVLRAPTTEHAPTLACLEELVAESGRAGMRVELRDDLGVREAAVPGRAGRAAYRVVQEALTNARKHAPGAAVRVRVSGAPGEGLTAEVVNDAPAAAPEAAGGGHGLAGLAERVTLVGGRLEHGPAHPDDSGPSDGDPDDSGPGNGGPGGWRVRAWLPWPP